A stretch of Spirochaetota bacterium DNA encodes these proteins:
- a CDS encoding V-type ATPase subunit — protein sequence MISVQYIPLSVRVRSWNKSLFSQKELEECIQEDATTFMIKVANKEKHQILDTTSSQKFILSTQNSILEYLKVAMSTSSGSSKRFIKEMFYEFEIYNLKNVVRMIISQKFQNHFYPYQFTDTITLKKLSEIRSISELIQLLDYTPYNMFRPILEQVEQEKNALYWELALDNYYINQVYHVSQSLDIDSKKAIKKLFLIPLLHERLVSLYRYKFHYNVASTEALKYVPNLTALIPTDKWNDLAFTTSHIDFYKILAEIGYINEDLPNNAITLKMTFQKELERSCVRFLHKDLTSIASFLAFIQLKKIQYKKIITILEAKSLQVNKIDIMQFL from the coding sequence ATGATATCAGTACAATATATACCGCTATCTGTCCGTGTTAGATCTTGGAATAAATCTTTATTTTCTCAAAAAGAATTAGAAGAATGTATCCAAGAAGATGCAACGACTTTTATGATTAAAGTTGCTAATAAAGAAAAACATCAAATACTAGATACAACATCTTCTCAAAAATTTATTTTATCTACTCAAAATTCAATTTTAGAATATTTAAAGGTTGCTATGTCAACTTCTTCTGGATCTAGTAAGCGTTTTATTAAAGAAATGTTCTATGAATTTGAAATCTATAATCTTAAAAATGTTGTTCGTATGATTATTTCTCAAAAATTTCAAAATCATTTTTATCCTTATCAATTTACGGATACTATTACTCTGAAAAAACTTTCTGAAATCAGAAGTATTAGTGAACTTATTCAATTATTAGATTATACGCCTTACAATATGTTCAGGCCTATTTTGGAACAAGTAGAACAAGAAAAAAATGCTTTATATTGGGAATTAGCCTTAGATAATTACTATATTAATCAAGTTTATCATGTTTCACAAAGTTTGGATATAGATAGTAAAAAGGCTATTAAAAAATTATTTTTAATTCCATTATTACACGAGCGTTTGGTATCTTTGTATAGATATAAATTTCATTATAATGTAGCATCAACAGAAGCGTTAAAATATGTACCAAATTTGACGGCATTGATACCTACTGATAAATGGAATGACTTAGCTTTTACAACATCACATATAGATTTTTATAAAATATTAGCTGAAATAGGTTATATAAATGAAGATTTACCTAATAATGCAATTACACTAAAAATGACATTTCAAAAAGAATTAGAGAGAAGTTGTGTTCGTTTTTTACATAAAGATCTCACTAGTATTGCCTCTTTTTTAGCTTTCATACAATTAAAAAAAATACAATATAAAAAAATAATAACGATATTAGAAGCAAAATCTTTACAAGTAAATAAAATAGATATTATGCAATTTTTATAA
- the rsgA gene encoding ribosome small subunit-dependent GTPase A yields MEKSSLEKLGWNSFFEQYLGVNDFIPARIVRKHNSGYDLACQEGVYYARIRGKLRKDLPKEQWPAVGDWVMCTLEKEYAMIESILPRKSKISRKVSGKTSQEQIIAANADTIFLVVSLFEDFNPRKIERYLALIAESHAKPVVILNKVDLIEDAKPYLEEAEKLVNNTPILVTNALKPETLSILEQYTNKGQTSVFLGSSGAGKSTIVNVLLGIGHQKQTVNDIGKHNKGKHTTTSRDMLFLDNGGILIDNPGIRELRVWLDGDEALNESFADIEDLAKQCRFRDCLHDMEPDCKVCEAIKNGILDQERVDNWRKLREESLELLMKRQEFGRHVDKSQSNRLAKWTKSARKKSCRRGLR; encoded by the coding sequence TTGGAAAAATCATCTTTAGAAAAATTAGGCTGGAATTCTTTTTTTGAACAATATTTAGGTGTAAATGATTTTATTCCTGCTCGTATTGTTCGAAAACATAACTCAGGATACGATCTTGCTTGTCAAGAAGGCGTCTATTATGCTCGTATTAGAGGTAAACTAAGAAAAGATCTTCCTAAAGAACAATGGCCTGCTGTTGGTGATTGGGTAATGTGTACTTTAGAAAAAGAATATGCAATGATAGAAAGTATTTTACCTAGAAAAAGTAAAATATCAAGAAAGGTTTCAGGTAAAACATCTCAAGAACAAATCATAGCAGCTAATGCTGATACTATTTTTCTTGTTGTTTCTTTATTTGAAGATTTTAATCCTCGTAAAATTGAAAGATATTTGGCTTTAATCGCTGAAAGTCATGCAAAACCTGTAGTGATTCTCAATAAAGTAGATCTTATTGAAGATGCTAAACCGTATTTAGAAGAAGCTGAAAAATTAGTGAATAATACGCCTATTCTTGTAACAAATGCTCTAAAACCAGAAACTTTATCTATCTTAGAACAGTATACTAATAAGGGTCAAACTAGTGTTTTTTTGGGTTCTTCAGGAGCAGGTAAATCAACAATAGTCAATGTATTATTAGGTATTGGGCATCAAAAACAAACTGTTAATGATATAGGTAAACACAATAAAGGCAAACATACTACAACATCTCGAGATATGCTTTTTTTAGATAATGGTGGTATTTTAATTGATAATCCCGGTATTAGAGAATTAAGAGTATGGCTTGATGGGGATGAAGCACTAAACGAAAGTTTTGCAGACATAGAAGATCTAGCAAAACAATGTCGATTTAGAGATTGTCTGCATGATATGGAGCCAGATTGTAAAGTGTGCGAAGCTATAAAAAATGGCATTTTAGATCAAGAAAGAGTTGACAATTGGCGTAAACTAAGAGAAGAGTCTCTTGAATTATTAATGAAAAGACAAGAATTCGGGCGTCATGTAGATAAAAGTCAATCCAATAGATTGGCTAAATGGACAAAAAGTGCTCGTAAAAAAAGCTGTCGTCGTGGACTTCGTTAA
- a CDS encoding MBL fold metallo-hydrolase → MSTPVLIAPNLYQLPALKPACNCYLIRGEKNTLIDVGIRENYDHLSHQLQELNLSILDINDIIYTHCHYDHTGAGEFFPHSTVYSHPICKEKLLYQDDSCIYALKYQIALPTRIPSITIDSNDYYNNGDYQFLILHTPGHSDDSICLLDIEKQILISGDTVFAQGIPALITNSGADGSLIYSIKKLQKYNIQMILPGHGKIDYDGNNTLVKTQENIIKRIQQKNTTILKEAEKCQLTKY, encoded by the coding sequence ATGTCAACTCCAGTACTCATAGCCCCTAATTTGTACCAATTACCAGCTCTCAAACCAGCTTGTAATTGTTATTTAATAAGAGGAGAAAAAAATACTCTAATAGATGTAGGTATTAGAGAAAATTATGATCATCTCTCTCATCAACTTCAAGAGTTAAATTTGTCAATTTTAGATATTAATGATATAATTTATACACATTGTCATTACGATCATACTGGTGCTGGTGAATTTTTTCCTCACTCAACTGTTTATTCTCATCCAATATGCAAAGAAAAACTGCTTTATCAAGATGATTCTTGTATCTATGCTTTAAAATATCAAATAGCCTTACCAACACGAATTCCATCTATCACTATAGATTCAAATGATTATTATAACAATGGTGATTATCAATTTTTAATTCTTCATACACCGGGACATTCTGACGATAGTATCTGTCTTTTAGACATTGAAAAACAAATTCTTATCAGTGGTGATACTGTTTTTGCACAAGGTATACCAGCATTAATAACCAATTCAGGAGCTGATGGTAGTTTGATATATAGTATCAAAAAACTTCAAAAATATAATATACAAATGATCCTTCCTGGGCATGGTAAAATAGATTATGATGGAAATAATACACTAGTTAAAACACAAGAGAATATTATTAAACGCATACAACAAAAAAATACTACTATCCTCAAGGAGGCAGAAAAATGTCAGTTAACAAAATATTAA
- a CDS encoding motility associated factor glycosyltransferase family protein, producing MNLISRLAKSGSPLILTTEGTYTIQYDNKYVHSSKFPIKEAQKLINTLPNIDQNDKNKTLIIAWGTGLGYHIEMLIEQGYHVLAIEFRPSIAKIFQQVFPTDKLIGFITNTTTNELFDFLVALDTTQYQNFIDLPMLGLAIPTALYKQSKQGKNAILSQHSLHCALIESWYYNIITNISLSIHPCIGYTHDPIFKNQTLVICSAGPSLKESLPYLKKNRDKITLLAVDTALLSLVQADIIPDFVHSVDAKIHNIADFRGISSSIFQQISLLADITLDPQVTNLPWKDVLFLSTSHPIKQNQEYVLKRTVLQQYLWDNHIRFPETQTGGSVATSAFYLGIAYQAKKILLVGQDLAYTNNRGHAVGSPYDMEYRLQSSRTNTLETIHLKKIPFHNKKILAIDQSYTYTDDLLAQFKSWFEITLKDNPLLSDIAINASENGALFQHWIHTPLSQYNISITNSKQPYKISHYSQEKIIALLKELQILPMNIDNSHPICKEFFYKEHNYKALYSFQIPRKTNLFHKKIRNVLCQLQYS from the coding sequence ATGAATCTAATCTCTCGATTAGCGAAGAGTGGATCACCTCTTATTCTAACAACAGAAGGAACTTATACCATACAATATGATAATAAATATGTTCATAGCAGTAAATTTCCTATCAAAGAAGCTCAAAAATTAATTAATACCCTTCCTAATATTGATCAGAATGATAAAAACAAAACTCTTATTATAGCTTGGGGTACAGGACTCGGTTATCATATAGAAATGCTTATCGAACAAGGGTATCATGTCCTTGCTATCGAATTTCGTCCTTCTATTGCAAAAATATTCCAACAAGTATTCCCTACAGACAAACTGATTGGTTTTATTACTAATACTACTACTAATGAGCTTTTTGATTTTTTGGTTGCTTTAGACACAACACAGTATCAAAATTTTATAGATCTTCCTATGTTAGGTCTTGCTATACCTACAGCATTATACAAGCAATCCAAACAAGGTAAAAATGCTATTCTATCTCAACACAGTCTACATTGTGCTTTAATTGAATCTTGGTATTATAATATTATCACCAATATTTCTTTATCTATTCATCCTTGTATTGGATATACACATGATCCTATTTTCAAAAATCAAACTCTCGTTATTTGTTCTGCAGGTCCTTCTCTAAAAGAAAGCTTACCTTATCTCAAAAAAAATCGTGATAAAATCACTTTATTAGCAGTTGATACCGCTTTATTAAGTTTAGTTCAAGCAGACATTATTCCAGATTTTGTCCATTCTGTAGATGCTAAGATCCATAACATAGCTGATTTTAGAGGGATCTCTAGTTCTATTTTTCAACAAATATCCCTACTTGCTGATATTACTCTAGACCCTCAAGTTACTAATCTTCCTTGGAAAGACGTGTTGTTTTTATCTACTTCCCATCCAATCAAACAAAATCAAGAATATGTTTTGAAACGAACCGTACTACAACAATATCTATGGGACAATCATATTCGTTTTCCAGAAACCCAAACGGGTGGCTCAGTAGCAACTTCTGCATTTTATCTAGGGATAGCATATCAAGCCAAAAAAATATTATTAGTGGGACAAGATCTAGCATATACCAATAATAGAGGACATGCTGTTGGATCACCTTATGATATGGAATATCGTTTACAAAGCTCTCGTACTAATACTTTAGAAACAATACATCTTAAAAAAATACCTTTTCATAATAAAAAAATATTAGCTATTGATCAAAGTTATACCTATACAGATGACCTATTAGCTCAATTCAAATCATGGTTTGAAATTACTCTAAAAGACAATCCTTTATTATCAGATATTGCAATCAATGCTTCTGAAAATGGTGCTTTATTTCAACATTGGATACATACTCCTTTATCTCAATATAATATATCTATTACAAATTCCAAACAGCCTTATAAAATCTCTCACTATTCTCAAGAAAAAATTATTGCTTTATTAAAAGAATTACAAATCCTTCCTATGAATATAGATAATTCTCACCCTATTTGTAAAGAATTTTTTTACAAAGAACATAATTATAAAGCTCTGTATTCTTTTCAAATTCCTAGAAAAACTAATTTATTTCACAAAAAAATTCGGAATGTTTTATGTCAACTCCAGTACTCATAG
- a CDS encoding phosphatase PAP2 family protein — MKKKTQEKKFLYTNNTTEKRSLLTFLNLDHIFLKLFTKTRKKHLTRVAIFFTKLGNGQLWLIFACMTFIYDIPIGITFQFAILIQLYIQILLKNIIKRARPYQKFLDLEALYIPPDPYSFPSGHTCAAFTMAFTAKLAFPILWPYFLVVALIIAFSRIYLAAHYPSDVFAGIIIASFSVRIALICSNLVTGVML, encoded by the coding sequence GTGAAAAAAAAAACTCAAGAAAAGAAATTTCTTTATACAAATAATACTACAGAGAAAAGATCATTACTTACATTTTTAAATCTAGATCATATATTCTTAAAGCTCTTCACCAAAACACGAAAAAAACATCTAACCAGAGTCGCTATTTTCTTTACAAAATTAGGTAACGGACAACTTTGGTTAATTTTTGCTTGTATGACTTTTATTTATGATATTCCTATAGGAATTACTTTTCAATTTGCAATTTTGATACAGCTTTATATTCAAATATTATTAAAAAATATTATTAAAAGAGCTAGACCTTATCAAAAATTTTTAGACTTAGAAGCATTATATATACCACCAGACCCCTATTCTTTCCCATCAGGACATACCTGTGCTGCCTTCACAATGGCTTTTACAGCTAAACTAGCCTTTCCTATTCTTTGGCCTTATTTCTTAGTAGTAGCTCTTATTATCGCATTTTCTCGTATTTATCTCGCTGCTCATTATCCTTCTGATGTCTTTGCAGGTATTATTATTGCAAGCTTTTCTGTAAGGATAGCTCTTATTTGTTCAAACTTAGTAACAGGCGTGATGTTATGA
- a CDS encoding acyl-CoA thioesterase, whose product MIYQSHTVARYAETDMMGVIHHSVYPIWAEVARTELMQAMGYSYYEIEKSGIMLPVTEIRFQYKAPVFYENKVLTNCAITLLDNRRTRIDYKICVDDKICCIGYTKHIFMNTSTRRSMRIDNILLNKFKKFYHPEFENILS is encoded by the coding sequence ATGATTTATCAATCTCACACAGTTGCCCGTTATGCAGAAACTGACATGATGGGTGTTATTCATCATTCTGTATATCCTATTTGGGCTGAAGTTGCACGAACAGAATTAATGCAAGCTATGGGATACTCCTACTATGAAATTGAAAAATCTGGCATTATGCTTCCTGTTACAGAAATACGCTTCCAATATAAAGCTCCTGTATTTTATGAGAACAAAGTTTTGACTAACTGTGCTATTACACTCCTAGATAATAGACGAACAAGAATAGATTACAAAATATGTGTCGATGATAAAATATGTTGCATTGGGTATACCAAGCATATTTTTATGAATACTTCCACACGAAGATCTATGCGTATTGACAACATATTATTAAATAAATTTAAAAAATTCTATCATCCTGAATTTGAAAACATACTATCATAA
- a CDS encoding YraN family protein: MKKKELGKFGETIAKKYLIDQGFTFITENYFTRKGEIDLIFQNKNILLFIEVKTRKNKNDFDIAIGFQKMKCLRASAEIFIEKENVSFTEMQFDVIFILLGTTGNVEEIGHKPNFL, translated from the coding sequence TTGAAAAAAAAAGAATTGGGTAAATTTGGTGAAACAATTGCAAAAAAATATTTAATTGATCAAGGCTTTACATTTATTACCGAAAATTATTTTACAAGGAAAGGTGAGATTGATCTTATCTTTCAAAATAAAAATATATTATTATTTATAGAAGTCAAAACTAGAAAAAATAAAAATGACTTTGATATTGCCATTGGATTTCAAAAAATGAAATGTCTCCGAGCTAGCGCAGAGATTTTTATTGAGAAAGAAAATGTTTCTTTTACAGAAATGCAATTTGATGTTATTTTTATTCTTCTAGGTACCACAGGTAACGTTGAGGAGATTGGACACAAACCAAATTTTTTATGA
- a CDS encoding WG repeat-containing protein — MKLLFFVSIMLVSVSSFSQQLYPFPQNGKWGYIDKTGNIVVQAIYNSAGYFVEDMAKVAKINDRNEYLYGFIDISGREVIPPKFITVSDFDGGSARIKIRESYFYLLKNGTVLTKNPFDDVYAATNGISIFKKDNKYGYVSIDGTILLNAVFTSAYNFSEDGLAVVSTNEGRKIEYGVITKNGSFVVPPRYTGIKHFVKGFSALKENNQWKVIDNKGRLVSETFFDAVGSFSNGLINVKKNGKWGYIDSVGKTIISFQYEVADKFCKGLAIVGNGKLYGYINTAGKLIGSFNFTRATRFDGNLARVAQGRQNGFMNAAGRFNLTDKIASIGSFHSGRARMRVGSYYGYYSSDAKLAIKPTFLYASDFREDLAMTITPIAGGYRASYINNMGTIIKTWDVLSKPIFTNKDVFYSIIYPSVPFYKDSDPNSRVIIKANYGDSFIKSHQKTATPINGHGLGGLLYTAEYYARPGYIFSEVVSLYSPPKIGMGVSAFFRENIGVVSETGSPNSFRGPVNTVFFNGATLQRSVTSSMIEDKYFVPFMKVSESLFLFAAALGSPIAEYPNNSGNLPNYLSSAETIRFSGRKKSDGKPSSYILTQKKSRITVSETKFGINMVYTYPIPIVLGQYDRKEPVFITDNANLKSIEKPIVEPIITNNMLDQTIVQTNVKNQTEIIVEQVNSTNTIELTDALIMDTIQNTNITVGNILTNNNKINE, encoded by the coding sequence ATGAAATTATTATTTTTTGTTAGTATTATGTTAGTATCGGTGAGTTCATTTTCTCAACAATTATATCCTTTTCCACAAAATGGAAAATGGGGATATATTGATAAAACAGGGAATATTGTAGTTCAAGCTATCTATAATTCTGCAGGATATTTTGTAGAAGATATGGCAAAAGTTGCTAAAATAAACGATAGGAACGAGTATTTATATGGCTTTATAGATATATCAGGGCGAGAAGTTATTCCTCCAAAATTTATTACAGTATCAGATTTTGATGGAGGTAGTGCTCGTATAAAAATTCGAGAAAGCTATTTTTATTTATTAAAAAATGGAACAGTATTGACAAAAAATCCATTTGATGATGTTTATGCTGCTACTAATGGCATATCTATTTTTAAAAAAGATAACAAATATGGTTATGTGAGTATTGATGGAACTATTCTTTTGAATGCAGTATTTACGAGTGCATATAATTTTAGTGAAGATGGACTTGCTGTTGTTAGTACTAATGAAGGGCGTAAAATTGAATACGGTGTAATTACTAAAAATGGTTCTTTTGTAGTTCCACCTAGATATACAGGGATAAAACATTTTGTTAAAGGTTTTTCAGCGTTAAAAGAAAATAATCAATGGAAAGTTATTGATAATAAAGGGCGTCTAGTTTCTGAAACTTTTTTTGATGCTGTTGGATCGTTTTCAAATGGATTAATTAACGTTAAAAAAAATGGAAAATGGGGATATATTGATAGTGTTGGTAAAACGATTATTTCTTTTCAATATGAAGTTGCAGATAAATTTTGTAAAGGATTGGCAATTGTTGGAAATGGAAAATTATATGGATATATTAATACAGCTGGCAAATTAATAGGTTCTTTTAACTTTACTAGAGCAACAAGATTTGATGGTAATTTAGCTCGAGTTGCACAAGGTAGGCAGAATGGATTTATGAATGCCGCAGGTCGTTTTAATCTAACTGATAAAATAGCTTCTATAGGTTCTTTTCATTCAGGAAGAGCAAGAATGAGAGTGGGTTCTTATTATGGATATTATAGTAGTGATGCTAAATTAGCAATTAAACCAACATTTCTCTATGCTTCTGATTTTAGAGAAGATCTTGCTATGACAATTACCCCTATTGCAGGTGGTTATAGAGCATCTTATATTAATAATATGGGAACAATTATAAAAACATGGGATGTATTATCAAAACCAATTTTTACAAATAAAGATGTTTTCTATTCTATTATTTATCCAAGTGTTCCATTTTATAAAGATAGTGATCCTAATTCTCGAGTAATTATTAAAGCAAATTATGGAGATAGTTTTATAAAATCTCATCAAAAAACTGCAACTCCAATTAATGGGCATGGATTAGGTGGATTACTTTATACTGCTGAATATTATGCTCGTCCTGGTTATATATTTTCAGAAGTTGTATCTTTGTATTCACCACCTAAAATAGGGATGGGTGTATCAGCTTTCTTTAGAGAAAATATAGGAGTTGTTTCAGAAACAGGTTCTCCAAACTCTTTTAGAGGACCTGTCAACACAGTATTTTTTAATGGAGCAACTTTGCAAAGATCAGTAACATCTTCTATGATAGAAGATAAATATTTTGTTCCATTTATGAAAGTTAGCGAGTCTTTATTTTTATTTGCAGCAGCTTTGGGATCACCTATTGCTGAATATCCAAATAATTCAGGAAATTTACCTAATTATTTATCTTCTGCAGAAACAATTCGTTTTTCTGGTCGTAAAAAATCTGATGGTAAACCTAGTTCTTATATATTAACACAGAAAAAATCTAGAATAACTGTTTCTGAGACAAAATTTGGAATTAATATGGTTTATACATATCCGATACCAATAGTTCTTGGTCAATATGATAGAAAAGAACCTGTTTTTATTACGGATAATGCTAATTTAAAATCAATAGAAAAACCTATTGTTGAACCAATTATCACTAATAATATGCTAGATCAGACAATAGTACAAACTAATGTAAAAAATCAAACAGAAATTATTGTTGAACAAGTTAATTCAACTAACACTATAGAATTAACAGATGCATTAATTATGGATACTATTCAAAATACTAACATCACTGTAGGAAATATACTAACTAATAATAATAAAATTAATGAATAA
- a CDS encoding ATP-dependent Clp protease ATP-binding subunit, with protein MYDFTGFTHRAQRVVSIIAQQEARRLFSEELIPEHIFLGMLREVESAAIKTLQNLGLSIEELQNEVEFALRGQGSDTLTLGGIPISKRVYQIIESARQEAKLVGHNYIGTEHLLLGIFNENYPQAIIPFIIENRDIDIHQLRNAVINIVGYGELRTWNKKKKQIKTPFLDKFCKNITDEAAEGKLDPVVGRKKEIARVLQILCRRTKNNPILIGEPGVGKTSIIEGISQLIVSNSVPEPLLGKKILLLDMGSLVAGTKYRGEFEERLKALMTEAEKDKDIILFIDEIHTILGAGNAEGALDASNMLKPALARGLIKTIGATTFDEYKKRIEKDKALVRRFQPIRIEEPSIDETITILTRLKSKYEEFHNITYTPQALKTAVQLASRYITDRYFPDKAIDIIDEAGAQVAAILSDKPENLVELELELSRLENHKNDLVNKQQYENAAELRDTLRAKRTELNELREEWLATARQDDVVIDSAEICKVLSRMTDIPIQQLNTDGEYSKYLELEKNLQKTIKGQDHAIASISNAVKKNAVGIRDFKKPIGSYIFLGPTGVGKTELAKALARIMFGTEEALIRIDMSEFMDKHNSSRLLGAPPGYIGHENGGELTEHIKRKPYSIILFDEIEKANPEIFNMFLQILDEGHVTDSMGEKVSFKNALIIFTSNLGTEKLTQKSTLGFSEPVQEYEKRKDMVMADLKRFFRPEFLNRIDESIIFNPLDNTTLVDICTNMIFELNKGMKFQGIQFVVDENSIKYIIEKSFQVPYGARSLKRGITQYLEIPATQKVLESNTPPNPEIEYLEISVKKDKEALNFSLTMRSLIEHISKKPKIKKVAEIKKTLKSKKITEI; from the coding sequence ATGTACGATTTTACAGGATTTACACATCGTGCACAGCGTGTTGTATCTATCATCGCCCAACAAGAAGCTCGCCGCTTATTTAGTGAAGAGTTGATTCCTGAACATATTTTTTTAGGAATGTTGCGAGAAGTTGAAAGTGCTGCTATCAAAACTTTACAGAATTTAGGATTAAGTATAGAAGAATTACAAAATGAAGTTGAATTTGCATTGCGTGGACAAGGTAGTGATACACTCACATTGGGTGGTATCCCTATTTCTAAGCGTGTTTATCAAATTATTGAAAGTGCTCGTCAAGAAGCCAAGCTTGTAGGACATAATTACATAGGTACAGAGCATTTATTACTCGGTATTTTTAACGAAAACTATCCGCAAGCAATTATACCGTTTATTATTGAAAACAGAGATATTGATATTCATCAATTACGAAACGCTGTCATTAATATTGTTGGTTATGGTGAACTTCGTACTTGGAATAAAAAGAAAAAACAAATCAAAACTCCATTTTTAGATAAATTTTGTAAAAATATTACAGATGAAGCCGCTGAAGGTAAACTTGATCCCGTAGTCGGTCGTAAAAAAGAAATTGCTCGTGTATTACAAATTTTATGTAGACGCACCAAAAACAATCCTATCTTAATTGGCGAACCTGGCGTTGGTAAAACATCTATCATTGAAGGGATTTCTCAATTAATTGTGTCTAATTCTGTTCCAGAGCCTCTTCTTGGGAAAAAGATTCTTTTATTAGATATGGGTTCTCTTGTCGCTGGTACCAAATATAGAGGAGAGTTTGAAGAAAGACTCAAAGCTCTTATGACAGAAGCTGAAAAAGATAAAGATATAATTTTATTTATTGATGAAATTCATACTATTCTAGGAGCTGGCAATGCCGAAGGTGCTCTTGATGCGTCTAATATGCTCAAACCTGCACTTGCTCGTGGACTTATAAAAACTATTGGTGCTACTACTTTTGATGAATATAAAAAACGAATCGAAAAAGACAAAGCCCTTGTACGAAGATTTCAACCAATTCGTATTGAAGAACCTAGTATAGATGAAACAATTACTATTTTAACAAGACTAAAAAGTAAATATGAAGAATTTCATAATATTACTTATACTCCTCAAGCGTTAAAAACTGCTGTCCAGCTAGCATCTCGTTATATTACAGATCGTTATTTTCCAGATAAAGCAATAGATATTATTGATGAAGCTGGAGCTCAAGTAGCTGCTATATTGTCTGATAAACCTGAAAATCTTGTTGAATTAGAATTAGAATTATCACGTTTAGAAAATCATAAAAATGATCTTGTAAACAAACAACAATATGAAAATGCAGCAGAATTACGAGACACTTTAAGAGCAAAAAGAACAGAACTTAATGAGTTACGAGAAGAGTGGCTGGCAACAGCAAGACAAGATGATGTTGTGATTGATAGTGCTGAAATTTGTAAGGTGTTATCACGCATGACAGATATTCCTATTCAACAATTAAATACTGATGGTGAATACAGCAAATACCTAGAATTAGAAAAAAATCTTCAAAAAACTATCAAAGGTCAAGATCATGCTATTGCATCGATTAGTAATGCTGTTAAAAAAAATGCTGTAGGTATCAGAGATTTTAAAAAACCTATTGGAAGTTATATTTTCTTAGGACCTACAGGCGTTGGTAAAACCGAATTAGCTAAAGCTCTTGCTCGAATTATGTTTGGAACAGAAGAAGCCTTAATCCGTATCGATATGAGTGAATTTATGGACAAACACAATTCATCTCGTTTATTAGGAGCACCTCCAGGATATATCGGTCATGAAAATGGTGGAGAATTAACAGAACATATTAAACGCAAACCTTACTCTATTATTCTTTTTGATGAAATTGAAAAAGCAAATCCCGAAATTTTTAATATGTTTTTACAAATTTTAGATGAAGGACATGTTACCGACTCTATGGGAGAAAAAGTTAGTTTTAAAAATGCCTTAATTATATTTACATCGAATTTAGGTACAGAAAAACTTACTCAAAAATCTACTCTTGGTTTTTCTGAGCCTGTGCAAGAATATGAAAAACGAAAAGATATGGTTATGGCCGATCTTAAACGTTTTTTTCGTCCTGAATTTTTAAATCGTATTGATGAATCAATAATTTTCAATCCTCTAGATAACACAACATTAGTTGATATTTGTACTAATATGATTTTTGAATTGAATAAAGGGATGAAGTTTCAAGGTATTCAATTTGTAGTTGACGAAAACTCTATTAAATATATTATAGAAAAATCTTTCCAAGTTCCTTATGGTGCTCGATCTTTAAAACGCGGAATTACACAGTATCTTGAAATACCTGCTACACAAAAAGTTTTAGAAAGTAATACTCCGCCAAATCCTGAAATCGAATATTTAGAAATTAGTGTTAAAAAAGATAAAGAAGCTCTAAATTTTTCACTGACAATGAGATCATTAATAGAACATATCTCTAAAAAACCAAAAATAAAAAAAGTTGCGGAAATAAAAAAAACACTTAAATCTAAAAAAATAACTGAAATATAA